The following proteins come from a genomic window of Macaca thibetana thibetana isolate TM-01 chromosome 15, ASM2454274v1, whole genome shotgun sequence:
- the ASPN gene encoding asporin: protein MKEYVLLLFLGLCSAKPFFSPSHMALKNMMLKDMEDTDDDDEEEEEDNSLFPTREPRIPFFPFDLFPMCPFGCQCYSRVVHCSDLGLTSVPTNIPFDTRMVDLQNNKIKEIKENDFKGLTSLYGLILNNNKLTKIHPKAFLTTKKLRRLYLSHNQLSEIPLNLPKSLAELRIHENKVKKIQKDTFKGMNALHVLEMSANPLDNNGIEPGAFEGVTVFHIRIAEAKLTSVPKGLPPTLLELHLDYNKISTVELEDFKRYKELQRLGLGNNKITDIENGSLANIPRVREIHLENNKLKKIPSGLPELKYLQIIFLHSNSIARVGVNDFCPTVPKMKKSLYSAISLFNNPVKYWEMQPATFRCVLSRMSVQLGNFGM, encoded by the exons ATGAAGGAGTATGTGCTCCTATTATTCCTGGGTTTGTGCTCTGCCAAACCCTTCTTTAGCCCTTCACACATGGCATTGAAGAATATGATGCTGAAGGATATGGAAGacacagatgatgatgatgaggaggaggaggaggacaactCTCTTTTTCCAACAAGAGAGCCAAGAATCCCTTTTTTCCCATTTGATCTGTTTCCAATGTGTCCATTTGGATGTCAGTGCTATTCACGAGTTGTACATTGCTCAGATTTAG GTTTGACCTCAGTCCCAACCAACATTCCATTTGATACTCGAATGGTTGatcttcaaaacaataaaattaaggaaatcaaagaaaatgattttaaaggaCTCACTTCGCTTTAT GGTCTGATCCTGAACAACAACAAGCTAACAAAGATTCACCCAAAAGCCTTTCTAACCACAAAGAAGTTGCGAAGGCTATATTTGTCCCACAATCAACTAAGTGAAATACCACTTAATCTTCCCAAATCATTAGCAGAACTCAGAATTCATGaaaataaagttaagaaaatacaaaaggacACATTCAAAGGAATGAATGCTTTACATGTTTTAG AAATGAGTGCAAATCCTCTTGATAATAATGGGATAGAGCCAGGGGCATTTGAAGGGGTGACGGTGTTCCATATCAGAATTGCAGAAGCAAAACTGACCTCAGTTCCTAAAG GCTTACCACCAACTTTATTGGAGCTTCATTTAGATTACAATAAAATTTCAACAGTGGAACTTGAGGATTTTAAACGATACAAAGAACTACAAAG gCTGGGCCTAGGAAACAACAAAATCACAGATATCGAAAATGGGAGTCTTGCTAACATACCACGTGTGAGAgaaatacatttggaaaacaataaactaaaaaaaatcccttcagGATTACCAGAGTTGAAATACCTCCAG ATAATCTTCCTTCATTCTAATTCGATTGCAAGAGTGGGAGTAAATGACTTCTGTCCAACAGTGCCAAAGATGAAGAAATCTTTATACAGTGCAATAAGTTTATTCAACAACCCGGTGAAATACTGGGAAATGCAACCTGCAACATTTCGTTGTGTTTTGAGCAGAATGAGTGTTCAGCTTGGGAACTTTGGAATGTAA